The Verrucomicrobiota bacterium genomic interval CCCCGGCCAAACCGCCGGAGGGGAAGGCTAAGCAACGCACGGTTGCCACCTCCTCCGCCATCTTGGGCCGCTCCGTTGGCCATACTAAAATTGGCAGCGCGGAAGACATCAAGCCGGAATGGCAGAAGTATCAGGTCATTTTGCTGGATTTGCGTGACCGGCTCATGCATCAGATGGACGGCTTGGCCAAGGATTCGGCGGAAGAGATGCAAAGTTACAGCTTGCACATGGCCGACTCCGGGACGGATAATTTTGACCGTGATTTCGCGTTGAGCCTGCTATCTGCGGATCAGGATGCGATTTACGAAATTGAGGAAGCCCTCAAGCGTATTGAAAAAGACACCTATGGCACCTGCGAGTTGACTGGGAAAGCCATTCCCAAGGCCCGCTTGGATGCCATCCCTTGGACTCGTTTTACCGTGGAAGCCCAGGCGCAGTTGGAGCGCGATGGCGCCCTGCGGCAGCGTCGCTTGGGTACGTTGGGCACCGTGGATAATTCAGGGGCGACGGATGTCGAAGATGGCGACTCTGACGAAGACGAAAAGCCCGTCAAGGAAAAGGAATAATTTATGCCGAGAGAAACAGTCATTATTGAATGTACGGAAGCGCGCAAAGAGGGCAAGGCGCCCTCGCGCTACACCACCACCAGG includes:
- a CDS encoding TraR/DksA family transcriptional regulator encodes the protein MITKKKVVVKKVVAPAKPPEGKAKQRTVATSSAILGRSVGHTKIGSAEDIKPEWQKYQVILLDLRDRLMHQMDGLAKDSAEEMQSYSLHMADSGTDNFDRDFALSLLSADQDAIYEIEEALKRIEKDTYGTCELTGKAIPKARLDAIPWTRFTVEAQAQLERDGALRQRRLGTLGTVDNSGATDVEDGDSDEDEKPVKEKE